A window of Caretta caretta isolate rCarCar2 chromosome 13, rCarCar1.hap1, whole genome shotgun sequence contains these coding sequences:
- the CHD8 gene encoding chromodomain-helicase-DNA-binding protein 8 isoform X1 produces the protein MADPIMDLFDDPNLFGLDSLTDEGFAQAPPDPIEEALGLPGALDPSQPTPPPATEPAQPETLPGQPNPTPVSPQPDPPQPGLPQEQEVLSQGNPFMGVSSASSAMVSSSSVVGQQLPQAAAPLPAPKIVILKAPAGGSVTGAHVAQIQAQPQPLGAANGGKVTFAKVLTGTPLRPGVSIVSSNAVLATKVSASGGPTTVHRLVQPGRPVKQLVLQPVKSPPGGMGAAGGTPLKPAVTLTSAPAQGESKRITLVLQQPQGGSGPPGQRHVVLGNLPGKIVLQGNQLAALSQAKGVPGQPAKVVTIQLQVQQPPGGQPGGPHKIQLLQQPPAAGASGQQPPLAVSSVQQAQVVGGPGQRLTVPLKVVLQPQAGSSQSGSPGLSVVKVLSSSEVAALSGHGTRSGSEETRKLEHQKKQEKANRIVAEAIARARARGEQNIPRVLNEDELPSVRPEEEGERKRRRKGERGGPKEERPRKGRGQGGSGKSKGRSKPSTITPVVGKKRKRNASSDNSDTEAIPAPSPREEEESSVQKRRSNRQVKRKKYTEDLDIKITDDEEDEELDVTGPVRPEQPPVPQPPAPEPEGETLPSMQFFVENPSEEDAAIVDKVLSMRVVKKELPSGQFTEAEEFFVKYKNYSYLHCEWATIAQLEKDKRIHQKLKRFKTKMTQMRHFFHEDEEPFNPDYVEVDRILDESHSVDKDNGEPVIYYLVKWCSLPYEDSTWELKEDVDEGKVREFKRIQARHPDLKRVARPQAISWKKLELSHEYKNRNQLREYQLEGVNWLLFNWYNRQNCILADEMGLGKTIQSIAFLQEVYNVGIRGPFLVIAPLSTITNWEREFNTWTEMNSIVYHGSLASRQMIQQYEMYCKDSRGRLIPGAYKFDALITTFEMILSDCPELREIEWRCVIIDEAHRLKNRNCKLLDSLKHMDLEHKVLLTGTPLQNTVEELFSLLHFLEPSQFPSEAEFLKDFGDLKTEEQVQKLQAILKPMMLRRLKEDVEKNLAPKQETIIEVELTNIQKKYYRAILEKNFSFLSKGAGHTNMPNLLNTMMELRKCCNHPYLINGAEEKILAEFRDSCPHYVPHDLHLQAMVRSAGKLVLIDKLLPKLKAGGHKVLIFSQMVRCLDILEDYLIQRRYLYERIDGRVRGNLRQAAIDRFSKPDSDRFVFLLCTRAGGLGINLTAADTCIIFDSDWNPQNDLQAQARCHRIGQSKAVKVYRLITRNSYEREMFDKASLKLGLDKAVLQSMSGREGSIAGIQQFSKKEIEDLLRKGAYAAIMEEDDEGSKFCEEDIDQILLRRTTTITIESEGKGSTFAKASFVASENRTDIALDDPNFWQKWAKKADLDLDQLNSKNNLVIDTPRVRKQTRHFSTLKDDDLVEFSDLESEDEERPRSRRHDRHHPLHHSYGRTDCFRVEKHLLVYGWGRWREILSHGRFKRRLSERDVETICRAILVYCLLHYRGDENIKGFIWDLISPVENGKAKELQNHSGLSIPVPRGRKGKKVKSQSTFDVHKAEWIRKYNPDTLFQDESYKKHLKHQCNKVLLRVRMLYYLRQEVIGDQASKVLAGAGASEINIWFPLVEQLEVPTGWWDAEADKSLLIGVFKHGYEKYNTMRADPALCFLEKAGRPDDKAIAAEHRLDVGEGAEFDKDCEDPEYKPLSGPAKEQDDEGDPLMLLDEEISVVDGDEGQPAQPGHLFWPPGSVLTARLRRLITACQRSYKQEQLKMEAAERGDRRRRRCEAACKLKEMVRREKQQRWTRREQSDFYRVVSSFGVEYDPDTLHFHWGRFRALARLDRKTDESLTKYFHGFVAMCRQVCRLPPAASDESPDPTLFIEPISEERASRTLYRVDLLRRLREQVLCHPLLQERLALCQPPGPELPTWWECGRHDGELLQGAARHGLSQTDDTIMQDPDFSFLAARLSYLHGRAGTPQPPAGGAGAATTSPLSPTPEMPAPLLPVLLSKPDSADDSDSELDLGKLSPSTSGSSSSCSEDSDDERGTMPCRGKLSEEEEESLLSLPTSQEGDSPQPTAPELLLQERQRAHEWPKDRVLINRIDLVCQAVLSGKWPSSQRTQEPCGGPGGDVAPRLPGDYASSPAPHACPQEEAPALYTRLRHSPEEKEFTVQIKDEEGIKLTFQKHKLIPNGALHERHPHPLGHKKSSKKLVELELQCLEGLRGPDIDLEARIPVVHKANGTLLVGEAAPRRADLEAWLHAHPDFAIDPRFLAYMEDRRKWHRCKKTGTVELSCLPGLERGPGASGSHNGKKGFVTDPVMSRLLPGPLESEGGLKQPRGRRAGVELSKMVSLMGGAGRSQLGAIGPLSLHGPFQPGPTPGSSLPYIPFPTASSSGSLLHPGLGHGSYPPGPHMHLGSLGHPQPDEEEEDEEDELDDLSQGYASSEQDFSLLDDPMMPANSDSSDGANDGGD, from the exons atGGCTGACCCCATCATGGACCTGTTCGACGACCCCAACCTTTTCGGGTTGGACTCCCTGACGGACGAAGGCTTTGCCCAAGCACCGCCCGACCCCATCGAAGAGGCGCTGGGACTGCCGGGGGCACTGGACCCCTCCCAGCCAACGCCGCCCCCTGCCACAGAGCCTGCCCAGCCAGAGACGCTGCCGGGGCAGCCGAATCCCACGCCTGTCTCCCCGCAGCCAGACCCTCCGCAGCCAGGACTCCCCCaggagcaggaggtgctgagccagGGGAACCCCTTTATGGGCGTGTCCAGTGCCAGCAGTGCCATGGTGTCGTCCTCCTCCGTTGTGGGGCAGCAGCTGCCGCAGGCTGCAGCCCCGCTGCCAGCCCCCAAGATTGTCATCCTGAAGGCCCCAGCAGGCGGCTCCGTGACGGGGGCCCACGTGGCTCAGAtccaggcccagccccagccactgggGGCAGCCAACGGGGGCAAGGTGACCTTTGCCAAGGTACTGACAGGCACCCCACTGCGCCCTGGCGTCTCCATCGTCTCCAGCAATGCTGTGCTGGCCACCAAGGTGTCCGCCTCGGGTGGCCCCACCACTGTGCACCGGCTGGTCCAGCCCGGCCGGCCCGTCAAGCAGCTGGTGTTGCAGCCAGTGAAAAGCCCGCCGGGGGGCATGGGGGCTGCAGGTGGAACACCCCTGAAACCTGCTGTCACCCTGACATCCGCCCCTGCTCAG GGTGAGTCGAAGCGCATCACTCTGGTGCTCCAGCAGCCGCAGGGGGGCAGTGGCCCCCCAGGGCAGCGCCACGTGGTGCTGGGCAACCTGCCGGGGAAGATCGTGCTGCAGGGCAACCAGCTGGCGGCCCTGAGCCAGGCCAAGGGGGTGCCGGGCCAGCCGGCCAAGGTGGTGACCATCCAGCTGCAGGtgcagcagcccccagggggtCAGCCTGGGGGGCCTCACAAGatccagctgctgcagcagcccccggCGGCAGGTGCCTCAGGACAGCAGCCCCCCCTGGCGGTCTCCTCCGTTCAGCAGGCCCAGGTGGTGGGTGGCCCGGGGCAGAGGCTGACGGTGCCACTCAAGGTTGTGCTGCAGCCACAG GCTGGCTCATCCCAGAGTGGCTCACCTGGGCTCTCCGTGGTGAAGGTGCTGAGCAGCAGCGAGGTGGCGGCACTGTCCGGCCATGGCACACGCAGTGGCTCAGAGGAGACCCGCAAGCTGGAGCACCAGAAGAAGCAGGAGAAGGCGAACCGCATCGTGGCGGAAGCCATTGCCCGGGCGCGGGCCCGCGGCGAGCAGAACATCCCCCGCGTGCTGAATGAGGATGAGCTGCCGAGTGTGCGGCCCGAGGAGGAGGGTGAACGCAAGCGGCGCCGCAAGGGCGAGCGTGGGGGGCCCAAGGAGGAGAGGCCCCGCAAGGGCCGGGGCCAGGGGGGCTCTGGCAAAAGCAAGGGGCGCAGCAAGCCCAG CACCATCACCCCCGTAGTGGGGAAAAAACGGAAGCGGAACGCCTCCTCCGATAACTCTGACACTGAGGCCATTCCAGCTCCATCCCCCCgcgaggaggaggagagcagcgTTCAG aagCGTCGCTCCAACCGGCAGGTGAAGCGGAAGAAATACACCGAGGATCTGGACATCAAGATCACGGACGACGAGGAGGATGAGGAGCTGGACGTGACAGGGCCAGTGCGGCCTGAGCAGCCTCCCGtgccgcagccccctgcccctgagccGGAGGGAGAGACCCTGCCCTCCATGCAGTTCTTCGTG GAGAACCCCAGTGAGGAGGATGCCGCCATTGTAGACAAGGTGCTGTCCATGCGGGTGGTGAAGAAGGAG cTCCCCTCAGGGCAGTTCACTGAAGCAGAGGAATTCTTCGTCAAATACAAAAACTA CTCGTATCTGCACTGCGAATGGGCCACCATTGCCCAGCTGGAGAAGGACAAGCGAATCCACCAGAAACTCAAGCGCTTCAAGACCAAGATGACCCAGATGAGGCACTTCTTCCATGAG GATGAGGAGCCTTTTAACCCTGACTATGTGGAGGTCGACCGGATCCTGGATGAGTCCCACAGTGTCGATAAGGACAACGGAGAG CCGGTGATCTATTACCTGGTGAAGTGGTGCTCCCTGCCTTATGAGGACAGTACCTGGGAGCTcaaggaggatgtggatgaggggaaagtccGTGAGTTCAAACGCATCCAGGCCCGGCACCCTGATCTCAAACGCGTG GCCCGCCCCCAGGCCATCTCCTGGAAAAAACTGGAGCTCTCCCATGAGTACAAGAACCGCAACCAGCTGCGCGAGTATCAGCTGGAGGGGGTCAACTGGCTGCTCTTCAACTGGTACAACAG GCAGAACTGTATCCTGGCAGATgagatggggctggggaagaCCATCCAGTCGATCGCCTTCCTACAGGAAGTTTACAACGTGGGCATCCGAGGCCCGTTCCTGGTCATCGCTCCCCTCTCCACCATCACCAACTGGGAGCGCGAGTTCAACACGTGGACCGAGATGAACAGCATCGTCTACCACGGCAGCTTGGCCTCCCGCCAGATGATCCAACAGTACGAGATGTACTGCAAGGACTCCCGG GGCCGGCTGATCCCTGGCGCCTACAAGTTCGACGCGCTCATCACCACTTTTGAGATGATCCTGTCAGACTGCCCCGAGCTGCGGGAGATTGAGTGGCGCTGCGTCATCATCGACGAGGCCCACCGGCTCAAGAACCGCAACTGCAAGCTGCTGGACAGCCTCAAGCACATGGACCTG GAGCACAAGGTGCTGCTGACGGGCACCCCGCTGCAGAACACAGTAGAGGAGCTGTTCAGCCTGCTGCACTTCCTGGAGCCCTCGCAGTTCCCCTCCGAGGCCGAGTTCCTCAAGGACTTCGGGGACCTCAAGACAGAGGAGCAG gtgCAGAAGCTCCAGGCCATCCTGAAGCCCATGATGCTGCGGCGGCTGAAAGAGGATGTGGAGAAGAACCTGGCGCCCAAGCAGGAGACCATCATCGAGGTGGAGCTGACCAACATCCAGAAGAAATACTACCGGGCCATCCTGGAGAAGAACTTCTCCTTCCTGTCCAAGGGGGCGGGGCACACCAACATGCCTAACCTGCTCAACACCATGATGGAGCTCCGCAAGTGCTGCAACCACCCCTACCTCATCAACG GCGCGGAAGAGAAGATCCTGGCTGAGTTTCGGGACTCTTGCCCGCACTACGTGCCCCATGATCTGCACCTCCAGGCCATGGTGCGCTCGGCCGGCAAGCTGGTGCTCATTGACAAGCTGCTGCCCAAGCTTAAGGCGGGCGGCCACAAGGTGCTGATCTTCTCGCAGATGGTGCGCTGCCTCGACATCTTGGAGGACTACCTCATCCAGAGGCG gtaCCTGTATGAGCGGATTGACGGACGGGTGCGGGGGAACCTGCGGCAGGCTGCCATTGACCGCTTTAGCAAGCCTGACTCGGACCGCTTTGTCTTCCTACTCTGCACTCGGGCGGGCGGCCTGGGCATCAACCTCACGGCAGCCGACACCTGCATCATCTTCGACTCAGACTGGAACCCCCAGAACGACCTGCAG GCGCAGGCCCGCTGCCACCGGATCGGGCAGAGCAAGGCGGTGAAGGTCTATCGCCTCATCACCCGCAACTCCTATGAGCGCGAGATGTTCGACAAGGCCAGCCTCAAGCTGGGCCTGGACAAGGCCGTGCTGCAGTCCATGAGTGGGCGCGAGGGCAGCATCGCTGGG atccAGCAGTTCTCCAAGAAGGAGATTGAGGACCTGCTGCGCAAGGGGGCCTATGCTGCCATCATGGAGGAGGACGATGAGGGCTCCAAGTTCTGCGAGGAGGATATTGACCAGATCCTGCTGCGCCGTACGACCACCATCACCATTGAGAGTGAGGGCAAGGGCTCCACTTTCGCTAAG GCGAGCTTCGTGGCCTCAGAGAACCGCACAGATATCGCCCTGGACGACCCCAACTTCTGGCAGAAATGGGCCAAGAAAGCAGACCTGGACCTGGACCAGCTCAACAGCAAg aataACCTGGTGATCGACACGCCGCGGGTGCGGAAGCAGACCCGGCACTTCAGCACCCTGAAGGACGATGACCTGGTGGAGTTCTCGGACCTGGAGAGCGAGGATGAGGAGCGGCCGCGCTCCAGGCGTCATGACCGCCACCACCCCCTGCACCACTCTTACGGGCGCACCGACTGCTTCCGCGTGGAGAAGCACCTGCTGGTCTACGG ctggggCCGCTGGCGGGAGATCCTGTCCCATGGGCGGTTCAAGCGGCGCCTGTCGGAGCGGGACGTGGAGACAATCTGCCGTGCCATCCTGGTCTACTGCCTGCTGCACTACCGAGGCGACGAGAACATCAAGGGTTTCATCTGGGACCTGATCAGCCCCGTTGAGAACGGCAAggccaaggagctgcagaaccaCTCGG GCTTGTCGATCCCCGTGCCACGGGGGCGCAAGGGCAAGAAGGTGAAGTCCCAGAGCACGTTCGATGTCCACAAAGCCGAGTGGATCCGCAAGTACAACCCCGACACACTCTTTCAGGACGAGAGCTACAAGAAGCACCTCAAGCACCAGTGCAACAA GGTGTTGCTGCGAGTGCGGATGCTGTACTACCTGCGCCAGGAGGTGATCGGGGACCAGGCCAGCAAGGTGCTGGCTGGTGCTGGTGCGAG CGAGATCAACATCTGGTTCCCACTGGTGGAGCAGCTGGAGGTGCCAACCGGCTGGTGGGACGCTGAGGCCGACAAGTCCCTGCTCATTGGGGTCTTCAAGCATG gctatGAGAAATACAACACCATGCGAGCTGACCCCGCCCTCTGCTTCCTGGAGAAGGCTGGGCGCCCCGATGACAAGGCCATTGCTGCGGAGCACCGcctggatgtgggggaggg GGCGGAGTTTGACAAAGACTGCGAGGACCCTGAATACAAACCGCTGTCTGGGCCAGCCAAGGAGCAGGATGACGAG gGCGATCCCCTGATGCTGCTGGATGAGGAGATCTCGGTGGTGGATGGGGATGaag GCCAGCCGGCCCAGCCTGGGCACCTGTTCTGGCCACCAGGCTCGGTGCTCACAGCCCGCCTGCGGCGCCTCATCACTGCCTGCCAGCGCAGCTACAAGCAGGAGCAGCTGAAGATGGAGGCTGCAGAGCGTGGGGACCGGCGGCGCCGTCGCTGCGAGGCAGCCTGCAAGCTCAAGGAGATGGTGCGCCGGGAGAAGCAGCAGCG gtgGACGCGTCGGGAGCAGTCTGATTTCTACCGCGTGGTGTCCAGTTTCGGGGTGGAGTACGACCCTGACACGCTGCACTTCCACTGGGGCCGCTTTCGGGCGCTGGCCCGGCTCGACCGCAAGACAGACGAAAGCCTCACCAAGTATTTCCATGGGTTTGTGGCCATGTGCCGGCAGGTGTGCCGGCTGCCCCCAGCCGCCAGCGATG AGTCCCCAGACCCCACGCTGTTCATTGAGCCCATCTCAGAGGAGCGGGCCTCCAGGACGTTGTATCGCGTGGACCTGCTGCGCCGGCTGCGGGAGCAGGTCCTGTGCCACCCGCTGCTGCAGGAGCGCCTGGCCCTGTGCCAGCCACCGGGCCCTGAGCTGCCCACCTGGTGGGAGTGCGGGCGGCACGACGGGGAGCTGCTACAGGGGGCGGCACGCCATGGGCTGAGCCAGACTGACGACACCATTATGCAGGACCCCGacttctccttcctggctgcccGCCTCAGCTACCTGCATGGCCGGGCCGggacacctcaaccccctgcagggggtgctggagcCGCCACCACCTCCCCCCTGTCTCCCACGCCCGAGATGCCGGCCCCGCTGCTGCCTGTGCTTCTCTCCAAGCCGGACTCGGCTGACGACTCGGACTCGGAGCTCGACCTGGGGAAGCTCTCGCCCTCCACGTCCGGGTCGTCATCGTCCTGCTCTGAGGACAGCGATGACGAGAGGG GCACCATGCCATGCAGGGGGAAGCTgtccgaggaggaggaggagtccctgctctccctgcccacctcccaagAGGGTGACTCTCCACAGCCCACTGCCCCGGAGCTGCTGCTACAGGAGCGGCAGCGTGCCCACGAGTGGCCCAAG GACCGGGTGCTTATTAACCGCATCGACCTGGTGTGCCAGGCTGTGCTGTCAGGGAAGTGGCCCTCAAGTCAGCGCACCCAGGAGCCCTGTGGGGGCCCGGGGGGAGACGTTGCCCCGCGGCTGCCAGGTGACTATGCCAGCTCGCCTGCTCCCCATGCCTGCCCCCAGGAGGAAGCACCAGCCCTGTACACTCGGCTCCGGCACAGCCCCGAGGAGAAGGAGTTCACTGTGCAGATCAAAGAC GAGGAGGGGATCAAGTTGACGTTCCAGAAGCATAAGCTGATCCCCAATGGCGCTCTACATGAGCGGCACCCACACCCGCTGGGCCACAAGAAGAGCAGCAAGAAGCTGGTGGag ctggagctgcagtgCTTGGAAGGGCTGCGGGGCCCTGACATTGATCTGGAGGCACGGATCCCAGTGGTGCACAAGGCGAATGGGACATTGCTGGTGGGGGAGGCGGCCCCACGCCGAGCTGATCTGGAGGCCTGGCTGCATGCACACCCTGACTTTGCCATTGACCCCCGCTTCCTGGCT TACATGGAGGATCGGCGCAAGTGGCACCGGTGTAAAAAGACCGGCACAGTGGAGCTGAGCTGCCTGCCAGGGTTGGAGCGGGGCCCGGGGGCCAGTGGCTCCCACAATGGCAAGAAG ggcTTCGTGACTGACCCTGTGATGAGCCGGCTGTTGCCAGGTCCGTTGGAATCTGAGGGGGGCCTGAAACAGCCACGGGGTCGCCGGGCTGGTGTGGAGCTGTCCAAGATGGTATCCCTGATGGGCGGGGCCGGGCGGAGCCAGCTAGGGGCTATAGGGCCCCTGTCTTTACACGGCCCCTTCCAACCTGGACCAACCCCTGGCTCTTCCCTTCCCTACATACCCTTCCCTACAgcctcctcctctggctccctgctgcaCCCGGGGTTGGGCCACGGCAGCTATCCCCCAGGCCCACACATGCACCTGGGCTCCCTGGGGCACCCGCAGCctgatgaggaagaagaggatgagGAGGATGAGCTGGATGACTTGTCTCAGGGCTACGCCAGTTCAGAACAGGACTTCTCTCTGCTCGATGACCCTATGATGCCTGCCAACTCGGACTCCAGTGATGGTGCTAATGATGGAGGCGACTGA